The window ATTTCACGTAACGCTTATAGGTCTAATATTCGATTTGGAAGACTGATGAGACGCAAGCTTCAGATCAAGATCGAGTCCACCGGTGTTACCCGACACGGATATTTCAGGATCTGGATGTCCGAGACAAGGATCAGTCaatccttgtttccaaacagCCTCTGTGGGCGACCCAGTGTGATCATCATCATTACATGGAATGGAACTATTTTCTTCAACGTTGCCGGCCGAAACCTGTTGAATATATAGATTGATGATTCaagattttaagtttttataacaaatcaagaaaagatattttcatataccattcttattatataaagcttaGACTATAGTAAAATATCCACATTTTTGCTTATAAAGATTTTGACATCTGGAGTGGTAAAAATGTTGTCAGAAAGTGGTAAGAATATttggaaattatattattaaaaacatacAAATTATGCCTGATCCTTTTGAAGATGTGACATTTTTCCGTTATGGACTTTCCTTAAAACCATTGAAGTTTTTACTTTACCTACGAAGAGTTTAATTTCCTTTTGTTATATAgaaattagaaaataagattggaacgttgaccaaaaaaagaaaataagattgGAACTTGCCATATCGAAGAGGCTAGTGCGGCGTCTCTTGTGATGGAGAGTGGTGGCTTGACGAATGAAGTATTTTTGAGCATGACTTGCCACTTGTGTCGGAGATTTTGTGACGACGAAGTTTCTAGAGATTCCTCTCCAATCTCCTTTACCAAGCTTCTCTAATCCAATTAGAAACATCTGGTGCTCTTTTTCCGTCCATGGAACCCCTACTcataaagaaaaattaaaatgatctCATTAATTGAAAAAAGCCTTAACAAAAGCTAACGattataaatacaatattttttgtccGCAATGAAGCGGTTGCATCGCATGCTATTCTTGTTTGATTAATTAACTTCAGAACAGTTGATTATAACACGGTTATATGGCACATCTTTGTGAGAAGTGTTTAACtttatatgataatatattCTGCAACTTTATAACATGTCAATACTTATCATAGTCCGACGGACAAACCCAAACAAGAATGTAAAAATATGTCAAAGCTGTAACCTTTTTTGCGGTCGGGTGTTTTGTGGGTGAGACCGTCGGAGAGATAACCGGc of the Brassica rapa cultivar Chiifu-401-42 chromosome A03, CAAS_Brap_v3.01, whole genome shotgun sequence genome contains:
- the LOC103856794 gene encoding transcription factor MYBS3, producing MGRKCSHCGSVGHNSRTCFSNKTRVIKLFGVHVDTTGSSPPPGPSSPPPSSILAAAMKKSFSMDCLPACSSSSSSFAGYLSDGLTHKTPDRKKGVPWTEKEHQMFLIGLEKLGKGDWRGISRNFVVTKSPTQVASHAQKYFIRQATTLHHKRRRTSLFDMVSAGNVEENSSIPCNDDDHTGSPTEAVWKQGLTDPCLGHPDPEISVSGNTGGLDLDLKLASHQSSKSNIRPISVT